The following are encoded in a window of Mannheimia varigena genomic DNA:
- the apt gene encoding adenine phosphoribosyltransferase, with translation MNQLDLIKSSIKSIPDYPKAGIIFRDITSLLEVPTAFQATIDAIVAEFKDKGITKIVGTESRGFIFGAPVALALSVPFVLVRKPKKLPREVISQSYTLEYGEDTLEIHKDAINANDNVLMIDDLLATGGTIDATAKLIRRLGGKVEHAAFVIWLPELGGKERLEKEGVKSFSLVSFEGH, from the coding sequence ATGAACCAATTAGATTTAATCAAATCTTCTATCAAATCTATTCCTGACTACCCTAAAGCAGGGATCATTTTTCGTGATATTACTTCACTTTTAGAGGTGCCTACCGCATTCCAAGCAACCATTGATGCTATTGTGGCTGAATTTAAAGACAAAGGCATTACTAAAATTGTCGGCACGGAATCTCGTGGTTTTATTTTCGGAGCCCCTGTTGCCCTAGCACTTAGTGTGCCTTTTGTGCTAGTTCGTAAACCCAAAAAATTACCGCGTGAAGTAATTTCTCAATCTTATACACTTGAATATGGTGAAGATACGCTAGAAATCCACAAAGATGCTATCAACGCTAATGACAATGTGTTAATGATCGATGATTTATTAGCCACTGGTGGTACTATTGATGCAACAGCTAAATTGATTCGCCGTTTAGGTGGCAAAGTGGAACACGCCGCATTTGTAATTTGGTTACCGGAATTAGGTGGCAAAGAGCGTTTAGAAAAAGAAGGAGTTAAATCCTTCAGTTTAGTGAGCTTTGAAGGCCATTAA
- a CDS encoding TusE/DsrC/DsvC family sulfur relay protein, which translates to MWHFYFMSIELNNIQYPTDDAGYLKNLNDWSEQLAEKIAEKEQITLTAEHWEIIYLVREFYQEYKTSPAIRMLVKAMAQKFGEEKGNSRYLQRLFPDGPAKQATKIAGLPKPAKCL; encoded by the coding sequence ATGTGGCATTTTTATTTTATGTCTATAGAACTGAATAATATCCAATACCCAACTGACGATGCAGGTTATTTGAAAAACCTAAATGATTGGTCTGAACAACTTGCTGAAAAAATCGCAGAAAAAGAACAAATTACATTAACTGCTGAACATTGGGAAATCATCTACTTAGTGCGAGAGTTTTACCAAGAATATAAAACCTCTCCTGCAATTAGAATGTTAGTCAAAGCAATGGCACAAAAATTTGGCGAAGAAAAAGGCAATAGCCGTTATTTGCAACGTTTATTCCCCGACGGACCTGCAAAACAAGCTACAAAAATTGCAGGATTGCCGAAACCTGCGAAATGTTTATGA
- a CDS encoding Bax inhibitor-1 family protein → MENRLAHSYSTSESLISTHKVLRNTYMLLAMTLTFSAVVAFVAMQMNAPAMPWWGLLIGFYGLLFLTNATSNSSTGILSVFALTGFLGYTLGPILNRYIGAGLGDIVALAFGATALVFFACSAYVLTIKKDMSFLSGMMVALFVVLLVGIIANIFLAIPALGLALSSLFVIFSSGAILLATSNIIHGGETNYIRATVDLYVSIYNLFVSFLQIFGVLGSDD, encoded by the coding sequence ATGGAAAATCGTTTAGCTCATAGTTACTCAACATCTGAATCACTGATTAGCACTCACAAAGTGCTTCGCAATACCTATATGTTATTGGCAATGACACTGACTTTCTCAGCTGTTGTTGCTTTTGTTGCAATGCAAATGAACGCACCGGCAATGCCTTGGTGGGGCTTATTAATCGGCTTTTATGGCTTACTATTCTTAACAAATGCCACCTCAAATAGCAGTACGGGTATCTTAAGCGTATTTGCGTTAACAGGCTTCTTAGGTTATACCTTAGGGCCAATTCTTAACCGTTACATCGGTGCCGGTTTAGGCGATATTGTTGCCCTTGCATTCGGTGCAACGGCATTAGTTTTCTTCGCTTGCTCAGCTTACGTCTTAACCATAAAAAAAGATATGAGTTTCTTAAGTGGAATGATGGTAGCATTATTTGTGGTACTATTAGTCGGCATTATCGCTAATATTTTCTTAGCGATTCCAGCGCTAGGTTTAGCGTTAAGCAGCTTATTTGTTATCTTCTCAAGCGGTGCGATTTTACTTGCAACTAGCAATATTATTCACGGTGGCGAAACAAATTACATTCGTGCAACTGTTGATTTATATGTTTCTATCTATAACCTATTTGTAAGTTTCTTACAAATCTTTGGTGTATTAGGTAGTGATGATTAA
- the pgsA gene encoding CDP-diacylglycerol--glycerol-3-phosphate 3-phosphatidyltransferase — translation MKLNFPTFLTLFRVGMIPLFIVAFYLPTKYAPEIATLIFFIASITDAFDGYLARKWNQTTRLGAFLDPVADKVLVAVAFVCVAEHYHTWWVTIPICIMIAREIIISALREWMAELGERASVAVSIWGKVKTTAQMLALGGMIWRQSEAMEILAFILLYIAAGLTIWSMLQYLNASKGSLLKS, via the coding sequence ATGAAGCTTAATTTCCCAACTTTTTTAACTTTATTTCGTGTCGGAATGATACCACTTTTTATTGTGGCGTTTTATCTGCCGACTAAATATGCTCCAGAAATTGCTACCTTAATATTTTTCATTGCTTCTATTACTGATGCGTTTGATGGCTATTTAGCCCGTAAATGGAACCAAACAACAAGACTTGGGGCATTTTTAGACCCTGTCGCAGATAAAGTACTGGTTGCTGTTGCTTTTGTTTGTGTGGCGGAGCATTACCATACTTGGTGGGTTACCATTCCAATCTGTATTATGATTGCCAGAGAGATTATTATTTCTGCATTGCGTGAATGGATGGCAGAGCTCGGTGAGAGAGCAAGCGTTGCCGTTTCAATTTGGGGGAAAGTAAAAACAACCGCTCAAATGTTAGCCTTAGGCGGAATGATTTGGCGACAAAGTGAAGCAATGGAAATTTTAGCCTTTATTCTACTTTATATTGCGGCAGGTTTAACTATTTGGTCGATGTTGCAATATTTGAATGCTTCCAAAGGCAGCTTGTTGAAGTCGTAA
- the uvrC gene encoding excinuclease ABC subunit UvrC — protein MSEFDSKSFLADVPHQPGVYRMYDNGGKIIYVGKAKDLKKRLSSYFRSQLSSKKTEALVSNIANIETTITHSETEALLLEHNYIKEHQPKYNVLLRDDKSYPYILLTKHQHPRVTAFRGSQKIAGEYFGPYPNVTAVRETLNLLQKIFPIRQCEDTYYKNRSRPCLQYQIGRCLAPCVEGVYSQSEYDQQVNLVRLFLQGKDQQVVEHLVEKMEIAADDLDFEAAARFRDQIQSVRAVQEKQFVSNVRLDDLDIISIVYQHGIACVHILFVRQGKVLGNRSYFPKVPNNTDLSELADTFVGQFYLQMNQHRTIPNQIVLDYPLSEAEALSQILSEQAGHKVTILDKGTRGEKHRYLALAKTNAMAALTLQLKKDTRIQSRYQALKEVLQLAEIKRMECFDISHTMGYQTIASCVVFDETGPLKSDYRRFNIEGITGGDDYAAMEQALRKRYDKDLSSEKIPDIIFIDGGKGQLNRALETFNSLKVKWDKTKPLFIGVAKGVERKAGLETLIINKWDKEIHLPPDSLALHLIQHIRDEAHNHAISGHRKKRQKAFTESGLESIEGVGAKRRQALLKYLGGMQGVKSATLEDIQSVPGISKALAEVIFDTLKNS, from the coding sequence ATGTCTGAATTTGATTCAAAATCTTTCCTTGCTGATGTTCCTCATCAACCTGGTGTTTATCGTATGTACGATAATGGTGGAAAAATTATTTATGTAGGTAAAGCGAAAGACTTAAAAAAGCGTTTATCAAGCTATTTCCGTAGCCAGCTTTCCAGCAAAAAGACGGAAGCTCTTGTTTCTAATATTGCCAATATTGAAACGACGATTACGCATTCTGAAACAGAAGCATTGTTGCTTGAACATAATTATATTAAGGAACACCAACCGAAATATAATGTTTTATTACGTGATGATAAATCTTACCCCTATATTTTATTAACGAAACATCAGCATCCTCGTGTAACGGCTTTCCGTGGTAGTCAAAAAATTGCAGGGGAATATTTCGGACCTTATCCAAATGTAACGGCAGTACGGGAAACCTTAAATCTATTGCAGAAAATTTTCCCGATTCGTCAGTGTGAAGATACCTACTATAAAAATCGTTCTCGCCCTTGTTTGCAATATCAGATTGGGCGTTGCTTAGCCCCTTGTGTAGAGGGTGTTTATTCGCAATCAGAATACGATCAGCAGGTCAATTTGGTTCGTCTGTTTTTACAGGGAAAAGATCAGCAAGTTGTAGAGCATTTAGTTGAGAAAATGGAAATAGCCGCTGATGATCTTGATTTTGAGGCAGCTGCAAGGTTTCGTGATCAAATTCAATCTGTGCGAGCAGTGCAAGAAAAGCAATTTGTGTCTAATGTTCGTTTAGATGATCTTGATATCATTTCTATCGTTTACCAGCACGGAATTGCCTGTGTGCATATTTTGTTTGTGCGACAAGGCAAGGTTCTCGGCAACCGTTCCTATTTCCCGAAAGTGCCGAACAATACCGATTTATCTGAGCTTGCTGATACTTTTGTTGGGCAATTCTATTTACAAATGAACCAACACCGCACCATTCCAAACCAAATTGTGCTGGATTATCCACTTAGTGAAGCAGAAGCCTTAAGCCAAATTTTAAGCGAGCAGGCAGGGCATAAGGTAACGATTTTAGATAAAGGTACTCGGGGAGAAAAACATCGCTATCTTGCTCTAGCCAAAACTAATGCGATGGCGGCTTTAACTTTACAACTTAAGAAAGATACTCGTATTCAAAGTCGCTATCAAGCTTTGAAAGAGGTATTGCAACTAGCAGAAATTAAACGAATGGAATGTTTTGATATTAGCCATACAATGGGTTATCAAACAATAGCCTCTTGTGTGGTGTTTGATGAAACAGGGCCACTGAAATCAGATTATAGGCGCTTTAATATTGAAGGCATTACAGGCGGTGATGATTATGCTGCAATGGAGCAAGCATTACGCAAGAGGTATGATAAGGATTTATCGTCTGAAAAAATTCCGGATATTATTTTTATTGATGGTGGTAAAGGGCAGTTGAATCGAGCGTTAGAAACCTTTAATTCACTAAAGGTGAAATGGGATAAAACCAAGCCTTTATTTATTGGTGTGGCAAAAGGGGTTGAACGTAAGGCTGGCTTAGAAACACTAATTATTAACAAGTGGGATAAGGAAATTCATTTACCACCAGATAGCCTTGCCTTGCATTTAATTCAACATATTCGAGATGAAGCCCATAACCATGCTATCAGCGGGCACCGTAAAAAACGCCAAAAAGCCTTTACTGAAAGTGGTTTAGAAAGTA